A region from the Cannabis sativa cultivar Pink pepper isolate KNU-18-1 chromosome 9, ASM2916894v1, whole genome shotgun sequence genome encodes:
- the LOC133031225 gene encoding uncharacterized protein LOC133031225 yields the protein MESGQETQCLNKGTEIVERKDIPFLVFYNGKFDDRMNYENYEASGHYISANCNYEDLQQKLKDALECNQENTVLQLKYQVKEGYQPLRIKDDQSLHFYIQLKLKDPDFTTYPMCVNVINNPTTTIDATFFGNDNSLITHRSAFQPIEYNAKQQQI from the exons ATG GAATCTGGACAGGAAACACAATGCTTGAACAAAGGAACAGAGATAGTA GAAAGgaaagacattccattcctagtcttctacaatggaaaattcgatgatcgaatgaattatgaaaattatgaagccaGTGGACACTACATTTCTGCCAATTGTAACTATGAAGATTTGCAACAGAAACTCAAAGATGCCCTggaatgcaaccaagaaaacactgttttgcaactgaaatatcaagtgaaggaaggataccaaccattgaggataaaggatgatcaaagcctgcatttctacatacaactcaaactgaaagaccccgacttcacaacatacccaatgtgtgtgaatgtcatcaacaacccaacaacaaccatcGATGCAACATTCTTTggaaatgacaattcattaattacacataGAAGCGCCTTCCAACCAATCGAATACAATGCAAAGCAACAACAAATTTaa